The following proteins come from a genomic window of Pseudomonas hygromyciniae:
- the benC gene encoding benzoate 1,2-dioxygenase electron transfer component BenC, producing MTYAIALNFEDGVTRFIDCKVGEKVLDAAFRQRINLPMDCSDGVCGTCKCRCETGAYDLGDDYIEDALSADEAQERQVLTCQMVPQSDCVIAVPVPSSACKTGTTQFVATLAGITRHADAALQVSFELDQAPVFLPGQYVNIGVPDSGQTRAYSFSSRPGDTHASFLIKHVPGGLMSGWLERAQPGDSVAMTGPLGSFYLREVQRPLLLLAGGTGLAPFLSMLEVLALRGETRPITLIYGVTRDQDLVLVKALESFAGRLPNLTLVTCVADPQTAHPRQGYVTQHMASDVLNGGDVDVYLCGPPPMVDAVRQYFKQLGVTPACFHYEKFTPNVVASSDAA from the coding sequence ATGACGTATGCCATTGCCCTGAACTTCGAAGATGGGGTGACCCGCTTCATCGACTGCAAGGTGGGAGAGAAGGTGCTCGACGCCGCCTTTCGCCAACGCATCAACCTGCCCATGGATTGCTCGGATGGCGTCTGCGGCACCTGCAAATGCCGCTGTGAAACCGGCGCCTACGACTTGGGCGACGACTATATCGAAGACGCCCTGAGCGCGGACGAAGCCCAGGAGCGCCAAGTACTGACCTGCCAGATGGTGCCGCAGTCCGATTGCGTGATTGCCGTGCCCGTGCCGTCCAGTGCATGCAAGACCGGCACTACGCAGTTCGTCGCGACGCTGGCCGGCATCACCCGCCACGCCGATGCCGCACTGCAGGTGAGTTTCGAACTGGATCAGGCTCCGGTGTTTCTCCCAGGCCAGTACGTGAATATCGGCGTGCCCGACAGCGGGCAGACGCGCGCCTATTCATTCAGCAGCCGCCCTGGCGACACCCACGCCAGTTTCCTGATCAAGCATGTACCGGGCGGGTTGATGAGCGGCTGGCTGGAGCGTGCCCAGCCGGGCGATAGCGTAGCGATGACCGGGCCGTTGGGCAGTTTTTACCTGCGTGAGGTGCAGCGGCCGCTGCTGCTATTGGCCGGCGGCACCGGCCTGGCACCGTTTCTGTCGATGCTTGAAGTGCTGGCCCTGCGCGGGGAAACCCGGCCGATCACGCTGATCTACGGCGTGACCCGGGATCAGGACCTGGTGCTGGTCAAGGCCCTGGAGTCCTTCGCCGGGCGGTTGCCCAACCTCACGCTTGTCACCTGCGTGGCCGACCCGCAGACCGCGCACCCGCGCCAGGGCTATGTCACCCAGCATATGGCCAGCGACGTTCTCAATGGCGGCGATGTGGACGTTTACCTGTGCGGGCCGCCGCCGATGGTTGATGCGGTGCGCCAGTACTTCAAGCAGTTGGGTGTGACCCCGGCCTGTTTTCATTACGAGAAATTTACCCCCAACGTTGTCGCCAGCTCTGATGCGGCCTGA